One window of the Cryptomeria japonica chromosome 7, Sugi_1.0, whole genome shotgun sequence genome contains the following:
- the LOC131060170 gene encoding cytochrome c-type biogenesis protein CcmE homolog, mitochondrial: MNILRRSSACRQLHRSISLCFREPCQQISFCSWSQMLAEQLKVGGAAIGRQSMRGGDCVRGMATIGGGKGRGIPKVDIGARARSNQKRRLWIYALSMSAVSGFIIVVLGSFQDQLVFYVTPTDAMEKFSRDPTKNKYRLGGLVVEGSVMQPASSTETEFVVTDLVTDMLVRSKGALPDLFREGHSVVVEGFIRPWSSEASSSSSARPVTEKARASGFYFSAIEVLAKHDEKYMPKEVAAAIEKNRAAIEAAHSPSQEQLQS, from the coding sequence ATGAATATCCTCCGTCGTTCTTCTGCTTGCAGACAACTCCACAGATCTATCTCCCTCTGTTTCCGAGAGCCTTGCCAACAGATTTCTTTCTGCTCATGGTCTCAAATGTTAGCAGAGCAGCTGAAGGTTGGAGGCGCAGCAATTGGAAGGCAGAGCATGAGAGGAGGAGATTGCGTGAGAGGCATGGCGACGATAGGAGGGGGAAAGGGCAGAGGGATCCCGAAGGTGGACATCGGTGCCAGAGCGAGGAGCAACCAGAAGCGAAGGCTGTGGATATATGCGCTTTCTATGAGCGCCGTATCGGGCTTCATCATTGTGGTGTTGGGTAGCTTCCAGGACCAGTTGGTGTTCTATGTGACCCCAACGGACGCCATGGAAAAGTTCAGCAGAGATCCAACGAAGAACAAGTATCGGTTGGGGGGATTGGTGGTGGAGGGCAGCGTGATGCAGCCGGCGTCCTCCACCGAGACAGAGTTTGTGGTGACTGATTTGGTCACGGACATGCTGGTGCGAAGCAAGGGCGCACTGCCCGATCTCTTCAGAGAGGGCCACTCTGTAGTTGTCGAGGGCTTCATACGCCCATGGTCTTCCGaggcctcttcctcttcctccgcTCGGCCCGTCACGGAAAAAGCCAGGGCATCGGGATTTTATTTCTCTGCCATTGAAGTGCTCGCAAAGCACGATGAAAAATACATGCCCAAAGAGGTCGCCGCCGCCATTGAGAAAAACCGTGCTGCCATCGAAGCCGCCCATTCGCCTTCTCAAGAACAACTGCAATCTTGA